The Candidatus Zixiibacteriota bacterium genome segment CCTACAAGCCCAGGTCCGGGTACAGCTCCCGCAAGCGGTTCGTCGTGGCGGAGTCCAGCCCGGCCTCCACGGCGCGCCGGATGCACTCCTCCCCCTGTGTCCGCCGCCCGGTCGCGAGAAAGTATGTTCCCAGTTCCGCCATCCGGCCCGGCGGCGCCCCGCCATACGCGTTGGCGAGCTCGAGGTACCGGAAATAGAGATCGCGGTCGCGCTTGTCGCGGTAGTAGTCGGCCAGCCCGAGCGCGGCCCGATGCTCGGTGGAATCCATCGCCAGCGCCCGGCGATACCACTTCACCGCCCCATCCTTGTCGCCCTGCAACCAGAGGAGCTTGCCGCGGTTCACCATGTTGACCGGCTGATGCGGACTCATTCCGAGAGCAATGTCGATATAGATTTCAGCGCTGTCGAGCCGACCCGCGGCCAGGAACGTTGCACCGAGATTGCCGTAGGCCGGGCTGAACGCCGGGTTGGCCTGCATCACCTGCCGAAACAGAGCGAGCGCCTCCGGATATTTCCCCTCGTGGAGCCGATCCAGCCCGTCGCGATTCCACAGGTAGCCGGGAAACCGGGCCAGCCAGGCGTCGTACAACTCCTGCGCCTGCGTCGAGTCTCCCCGGTCAAGGTAGTAGGAGACGAGGATGGTCCAACTGATCTGGCTCTTCGGCAGATCCCAGTTCATGAGTTGCTGGAACTGGTCGGCGGAGGCTTCGGGCGCCGTCTGGAGAGCCGCCCGGCCGCCCAGGATGATGACGTTGAGGCCGAGCGCCAGCAGCACCGCCGGCGCCGCGACCGCCACCGCGCGGAGCCGCCGGACCAGCGGATACAGACAGACGAGCGCGATCGGCACGCCCGCGAAGGCGAACAGATCCCAGTCGCGCGGCATCCCGAGTTTTGGATCGAAGATGAACACCGCGCCGGCGGCGCCGAGACCAAAGAGCGCGAGAAACATCACCGCCCGTTTCCCGGCGCCGCGCCGCCGGAGCGCCGGCATCAACGCCGGCACGCACACCAACAGCCCCGGAAACAGAACCAGCGCCTGGTTGACAAAGTCGAGCAGGTGCGTGTCGGAGAAGAGGGTGTACCCTCCGACGGTGAACCGGTTCGGGGTCGGCGGCAAAAACGCCAGCCGGAAGAAAGACCACGTCGCCATCGCATGCCGGAAGACGGCGAGTACGGCCGCCAGCAGACCCACCGCGAGCGCTGCTTTCACGCCGCGCGAGGCGCGCCCCAGCGCGCGGCCGATCCCGGTATCGGCCAGGAGCAGGAACACGGCCGCCGGAATCAGCACGACCCCCATGACGTGAAGCAGGGCGGCTGCCGCCAGCGGCGCGAGGATCCACCACCGGCGGATGCGCCCCTCCGCCGCCAGCAGACCCACCAGCCCGAAAGCCGCCACGGCCGTGACAAATAGGGCGTACAGTTCAACGTAGCCGCAATACAGCAGCATGTACCCCGGGGTTGTCATCCCGACCGCAAAGAGCAGGCGCTCGCGCCGGTGTTCAAACAGCCGCGCGGCCGCCCACCAGACCAGCCCTAAGTAGATCAGCCCGGCCCCCACCGCCAGCACCTGA includes the following:
- a CDS encoding tetratricopeptide repeat protein → MRREFIGVGIIYALATGLVLLASTVRPRGLWAFSAASYFGDPWAWAPAAAAVLWAAAVLLYGRRAGDGGDASDGGRRFAWWAVSHTALMAALFIGLRARTHFLGDGYTLLGTYATENPLIKSRALGEALVHLWVRDLVGGPTKAAALLSFQVLAVGAGLIYLGLVWWAAARLFEHRRERLLFAVGMTTPGYMLLYCGYVELYALFVTAVAAFGLVGLLAAEGRIRRWWILAPLAAAALLHVMGVVLIPAAVFLLLADTGIGRALGRASRGVKAALAVGLLAAVLAVFRHAMATWSFFRLAFLPPTPNRFTVGGYTLFSDTHLLDFVNQALVLFPGLLVCVPALMPALRRRGAGKRAVMFLALFGLGAAGAVFIFDPKLGMPRDWDLFAFAGVPIALVCLYPLVRRLRAVAVAAPAVLLALGLNVIILGGRAALQTAPEASADQFQQLMNWDLPKSQISWTILVSYYLDRGDSTQAQELYDAWLARFPGYLWNRDGLDRLHEGKYPEALALFRQVMQANPAFSPAYGNLGATFLAAGRLDSAEIYIDIALGMSPHQPVNMVNRGKLLWLQGDKDGAVKWYRRALAMDSTEHRAALGLADYYRDKRDRDLYFRYLELANAYGGAPPGRMAELGTYFLATGRRTQGEECIRRAVEAGLDSATTNRLRELYPDLGL